The following are encoded in a window of Penicillium oxalicum strain HP7-1 chromosome II, whole genome shotgun sequence genomic DNA:
- a CDS encoding U3 small nucleolar RNA-associated protein 6, producing the protein MSAATDKARFFLEQSVPELREYERKKIFTKDEITSIIKKRSDFEHKLNARGAAPIDFVRYFEYELNLDMLRKKRVKRMGIRAVGHNGQRRIYFILDRATRKFHGDLNLWIQYIEYARKQKANKKLSIIFTDALRFHPTSAELWVYAAKYALDDHADMSQARGYMQRGLRFCKNSRKLWIQYAKLELIYIAKLVARQRILGLDEERPVQVEVPDDDMGGDMIALPAITAEDINPTRNDGEVDQQALSNLNSTPALTGAIPLTIFDAAMKQFQYDDRFGAEFYDMVLEFSETPCFLKIEEHVVNTMRTHSPTSPRAQICYIKLPTAGVDVTSATFPRAFGTSLARLRESALTQDLAREVVAWLRPLADVETLDAALKKVIEATLRSAERALAK; encoded by the exons ATGTCCGCCGCTACAGATAAGGCTCGATTCTTCCTCGAGCAGTCGGTGCCCGAGCTCAGAGAATATGAGCGGAAGAAGATATTTACGAAA GATGAAATTACCTCCATCATCAAAAAGCGCTCCGACTTCGAACACAAACTCAATGCACGTGGTGCGGCTCCTATCGACTTTGTTCGATATTTCGAATACGAGTTGAACCTTGATATGCTTCGGAAGAAGCGAGTGAAACGGATGGGAATTCGGGCAGTTGGCCACAACGGTCAACGGCGGATCTACTTCATTCTCGATCGAGCGACGCGCAAATTCCACGGGGATCTCAACCTTTGGATTCAATACATTGAATACGCGCGAAAACAAAAGGCAAACAAGAAGCTCTCTATCATCTTCACAGATGCCCTGCGTTTCCACCCAACGAGCGCTGAGCTCTGGGTCTACGCCGCCAAGTATGCGCTGGATGACCATGCAGACATGTCACAGGCACGCGGTTACATGCAGCGCGGTCTCCGATTCTGTAAAAATTCGAGGAAATTATGGATCCAGTACGCCAAGTTGGAGCTGATCTACATTGCCAAATTGGTCGCACGTCAACGGATTCTGGGACTGGACGAGGAGCGGCCGGTGCAGGTTGAAGTTCCCGATGACGATATGGGAGGCGACATGATCGCGTTACCGGCCATTACTGCTGAGGATATAAATCCTACGAGAAATGATGGCGAAGTTGACCAGCAAGCGCTATCAAACTTGAACTCAACACCCGCGCTTACTGGGGCCATTCCCCTCACGATCTTTGACGCCGCTATGAAGCAGTTCCAGTATGACGATCGCTTCGGTGCTGAGTTTTACGACATGGTATTGGAGTTCAGTGAGACTCCATGTTTCCTGAAGATTGAAGAGCACGTGGTCAACACCATGCGGACCCACTCACCCACAAGTCCCCGTGCGCAAATCTGTTATATCAAGCTGCCTACGGCTGGTGTTGATGTCACATCTGCGACATTCCCGCGGGCTTTCGGTACTTCGCTTGCTCGCCTGAGGGAGTCAGCCCTGACTCAGGATCTGGCCCGAGAAGTGGTGGCTTGGCTGCGACCTCTCGCTGATGTCGAGACCCTTGACGCTGCGTTGAAAAAGGTCATCGAGGCCACCCTTCGCTCTGCAGAACGTGCACTGGCCAAGTGA